One genomic window of Cyprinus carpio isolate SPL01 chromosome A23, ASM1834038v1, whole genome shotgun sequence includes the following:
- the LOC109048422 gene encoding serine--tRNA ligase, cytoplasmic: MVLDLDLFRTDKGGDPEIVRETQRKRFKDVSLVDKLVEADTEWRKCRFTADNLNKAKNLCSKAIGEKMKKKEPVGDDDTLPEEAQNLEALSGETLSPLTVTQIKKVRLLVDEAVQKTDSDRLKLEAERFEYLREIGNLLHPSVPISNDEDADNKVERTWGDCTVQKKYSHVDLVVMVDGYEGEKGAIVAGSRGYFLKGPLVFLEQALINYAMRILYSKSYTLLYTPFFMRKEVMQEVAQLSQFDEELYKVIGKGSEKSDDNTVDEKYLIATSEQPIAAFLRDEWLKPEDLPIRYAGMSTCFRQEVGSHGRDTRGIFRVHQFEKIEQFVYASPYDGKSWEMFDEMIGTAEEFYQSLGIPYRIVNIVSGALNHAASKKLDLEAWFPGSQAFRELVSCSNCTDYQARRLRIRYGQTKKMMDKTEFVHMLNATMCATTRVICAILENFQTEEGIIIPEPLKAFMPPGLTEIIKFVKPAPIDQEATKKHKKQQEGGKKKKQQGGNADLENKVENMSVNDS, translated from the exons ATGGTGCTCGATTTAGACCTGTTTCGCACCGACAAAGGCGGCGATCCTGAAATCGTGAGGGAAACGCAGAGGAAACGGTTCAAAGATGTGTCTCTGGTGGATAAACTGGTCGAGGCGGACACAGAATGGAGGAAAT GTCGCTTCACTGCGGATAATCTTAACAAGGCCAAGAATCTGTGCAGCAAAGCCATCGGGGAAAAGATGAAG AAAAAAGAGCCAGTTGGTGATGATGACACTCTTCCAGAAGAGGCTCAGAATCTGGAAGCCCTCAGTGGAGAAACATTATCA CCCCTCACGGTGACTCAGATAAAGAAGGTGCGGTTACTGGTGGACGAGGCCGTGCAGAAAACAGACAGTGATCGGTTAAAGCTGGAGGCGGAGCGTTTTGAGTACCTGAGAGAGATCGGCAACCTCCTGCATCCCTCTGTGCCCATCAGCAACGATGAG GATGCTGATAATAAGGTGGAACGCACCTGGGGCGACTGCACGGTGCAGAAGAAGTACTCTCACGTGGACCTGGTTGTCATGGTGGATGGATACGAAGGGGAAAAAGGAGCCATCGTGGCTGGAAGCAGAGGATACTTCCTCAAG GGGCCTTTAGTTTTTTTGGAACAGGCGTTAATTAACTACGCCATGCGGATCCTGTACAGCAAGAGCTACACCCTCCTGTACACACCCTTCTTCATGAGGAAAGAAGTCATGCAGGAGGTCGCTCAGCTCAGCCAGTTTGACGAGGAGCTCTACAAG GTGATCGGGAAGGGAAGTGAGAAATCTGATGACAATACGGTGGACGAGAAGTATTTGATTGCCACATCGGAGCAGCCAATCGCAGCCTTCCTGAGAGATGAGTGGCTGAAGCCAGAAGACCTTCCCATCCGCTATGCCGGCATGTCCACCTGCTTCAGACAGGAAGTGGGCTCTCACGGCAGAGACACACGAGGGATCTTCAGGGTCCATCAGTTTGAGAAG ATTGAGCAGTTTGTCTATGCCTCTCCTTATGACGGCAAGTCCTGGGAGATGTTTGATGAGATGATTGGAACCGCTGAGGAGTTTTATCAGTCATTAGGAATCCCCTACCGGATCGTCAACATTGTGTCAG GTGCTTTGAACCATGCAGCTAGTAAAAAGCTGGATTTAGAGGCTTGGTTCCCAGGCTCCCAGGCTTTTAGAGAGCTTGTGTCATGCTCAAACTGCACAGACTACCAGGCTCGTCGCTTGCGTATTCGCTACGGGCAGACCAAGAAAATGATGGACAAG ACTGAGTTTGTGCACATGCTAAATGCCACCATGTGTGCGACCACTCGTGTTATCTGTGCAATCCTGGAGAACTTTCAGACAGAGGAAGGCATCATTATTCCAGAACCACTCAAGGCATTCATGCCTCCAG GTTTAACAGAAATTATCAAGTTCGTGAAGCCAGCCCCTATCGACCAAGAGGCAACCAAGAAGCACAAGAAACAGCAGGAAGGagggaagaagaagaaacagcaaGGTGGTAATGCTGATCTAGAGAACAAGGTGGAGAACATGTCAGTCAATGACTCCTAG